From Streptomyces sp. NBC_00775, one genomic window encodes:
- a CDS encoding NtaA/DmoA family FMN-dependent monooxygenase (This protein belongs to a clade of FMN-dependent monooxygenases, within a broader family of flavin-dependent oxidoreductases, the luciferase-like monooxygenase (LMM) family, some of whose members use coenzyme F420 rather than FMN.), translated as MTVRPRQEMHLAAYFPGVNNTTVWTDPRSKSQIEFASFEHLARTAERGLFDFFFLAEGLRLREHKGRIHDLDVVGRPESLTVLNALAAVTERLGLAATVNATFNEPYELARRLATLDHLSGGRAAWNVVTSSDAFTGENFRRGGYLDPADRYTRATEFVETARELWDSWTPDGLPRPFAHRGRHFDVAGEFTVPRPPQGHPVVIQAGDSVEGREFAASAADVVFTRHDTLETGRVFYADVKGRLARYGRAPEDLKIMPGVTFVLGDTAAEAQERAAEIRRQQISPQHAILTLERIWGVDLSSYDPDGPLPGIDPEPEPALAQGRVRVANAQAVAEQWRTLSREKGLSIRQTVIEVTGRQSFIGTPDAVAAELDEFVRGDAADGFILVPHLTPGGLDEFVDRVVPLLQERGAFRTEYTGTTLRSHLGLTQSVWKG; from the coding sequence ATGACCGTACGGCCTCGTCAAGAGATGCACCTGGCGGCGTACTTCCCCGGCGTCAACAACACCACCGTCTGGACCGATCCGCGCTCGAAGTCGCAGATCGAGTTCGCCTCGTTCGAGCATCTCGCGCGCACCGCCGAACGCGGCCTCTTCGACTTCTTCTTCCTCGCCGAGGGGCTGCGGCTGCGCGAGCACAAGGGACGTATCCACGATCTCGATGTCGTGGGACGGCCGGAGTCGCTCACCGTACTGAACGCGCTCGCCGCCGTCACCGAGCGGCTCGGGCTCGCCGCCACGGTCAACGCGACCTTCAACGAGCCCTACGAACTCGCCCGCAGACTTGCCACGCTGGACCATCTCAGCGGGGGCCGGGCCGCCTGGAACGTGGTGACGTCGTCGGACGCGTTCACCGGGGAGAACTTCCGGCGCGGGGGCTATCTGGACCCGGCCGACCGGTACACCCGCGCCACCGAATTCGTCGAGACGGCAAGGGAGCTGTGGGACTCCTGGACGCCCGACGGTCTGCCCCGGCCCTTCGCGCACCGGGGCCGGCACTTCGACGTCGCGGGTGAGTTCACCGTGCCGCGCCCGCCGCAGGGGCACCCCGTCGTCATCCAGGCCGGGGACTCGGTGGAGGGCCGCGAGTTCGCCGCGTCCGCCGCCGATGTCGTCTTCACGCGGCACGACACGCTGGAGACGGGCCGCGTGTTCTACGCCGATGTGAAGGGGCGGCTCGCACGGTACGGACGGGCGCCCGAGGACCTGAAGATCATGCCCGGGGTCACCTTCGTGCTCGGCGACACGGCCGCCGAGGCGCAGGAGCGGGCCGCCGAGATCAGGCGGCAGCAGATCTCGCCGCAGCACGCGATCCTCACCCTGGAGCGGATCTGGGGCGTCGACCTCTCCTCGTACGACCCCGACGGCCCCCTTCCCGGCATCGACCCGGAACCGGAGCCGGCCCTGGCGCAGGGCCGGGTGCGCGTTGCCAACGCCCAGGCGGTCGCCGAGCAGTGGCGGACCCTGTCGCGTGAGAAGGGCCTGTCCATCCGGCAGACCGTCATCGAGGTCACCGGGCGGCAGTCCTTCATCGGCACCCCGGATGCGGTCGCGGCCGAGCTCGACGAGTTCGTGCGCGGCGACGCCGCCGACGGCTTCATCCTCGTACCGCATCTGACACCCGGCGGACTCGACGAGTTCGTGGACCGGGTGGTGCCGCTGCTCCAGGAGCGCGGCGCGTTCCGCACGGAATACACGGGCACGACGCTGCGCTCACACCTCGGGTTGACGCAGTCCGTATGGAAGGGTTGA
- a CDS encoding slipin family protein — MVGELVAAGVSVASVGLVYVMAGARVVKQYERGVVLRLGRLRSEVRGPGFTMVVPFVDRLRKVNMQIVTMPVPAQDGITRDNVTVRVDAVIYFKVIDAADAVIQVEDYRFAVSQMAQTSLRSIIGKSDLDDLLSNREKLNQGLELMIDSPAMGWGVQIDRVEIKDVSLPETMKRSMARQAEADRERRARVINADAELQASKKLAEAAGVMSEQPAALQLRLLQTVVAVAAEKNSTLVLPFPVELLRFLERAQPSAPPAPEQSPPAVQQPVQEQLPSMEAPLDQGAEGSKTRQD, encoded by the coding sequence ATGGTCGGTGAACTGGTGGCGGCGGGAGTCTCCGTCGCATCCGTGGGGCTGGTCTATGTGATGGCCGGGGCCCGTGTGGTCAAACAGTACGAACGGGGCGTGGTGCTGCGGCTCGGCAGGCTGCGCTCGGAAGTGCGCGGTCCCGGGTTCACGATGGTCGTGCCCTTCGTCGACCGGCTTCGTAAGGTCAACATGCAGATCGTGACGATGCCGGTGCCCGCGCAGGACGGCATCACCCGGGACAACGTCACGGTCCGGGTGGACGCCGTCATCTACTTCAAGGTGATCGACGCCGCCGACGCGGTCATCCAGGTCGAGGACTACCGCTTCGCCGTCTCGCAGATGGCGCAGACCTCGCTGCGGTCGATCATCGGCAAGAGCGACCTGGACGATCTGCTGTCCAACCGCGAGAAGCTCAACCAGGGCCTGGAGCTGATGATCGACAGCCCGGCCATGGGCTGGGGTGTGCAGATCGACCGCGTCGAGATCAAGGACGTGTCGCTGCCGGAGACGATGAAGCGGTCGATGGCCCGGCAGGCCGAGGCCGACCGTGAGCGGCGAGCCCGGGTCATCAACGCGGACGCGGAGCTCCAGGCGTCGAAGAAGCTCGCGGAGGCCGCCGGAGTGATGTCGGAGCAGCCCGCGGCACTCCAACTGCGTCTGCTGCAGACGGTGGTGGCGGTCGCGGCCGAGAAGAACTCGACGCTCGTACTGCCCTTCCCGGTGGAGCTGCTGCGGTTCCTGGAGCGGGCGCAACCGTCGGCCCCTCCGGCGCCCGAGCAGTCACCTCCCGCGGTCCAGCAACCGGTGCAGGAGCAACTGCCGTCCATGGAAGCCCCCTTGGATCAGGGCGCCGAAGGGTCGAAAACCAGACAGGACTAG
- a CDS encoding DNA polymerase III subunit alpha — protein sequence MPGFTHLHTVSGFSQRYGASHPERLAERASERGMDALALTDRDTLAGTVRFAKACAKAGIRPLFGAELAVGEPVRGERRRAPVRGGAFIDESTPRVTFLARDGAAGWADLCRIVTAVHADGGPGSGAGQPLLPWPDNHAEGLTVLLGPVSDVGRALAAGRPDRAAKLLAPWREIYGDALRLEAVWHGRKGTGPGSLRLAARTVGFAAEQRVRPVLSNAVRYADPGLGPVADVLDAARRLVPVDPRRELDSGEAWLKDEAAMLSAAERIVESAGYRRDTAYRLLEQTRATAAECLVDPEDDLGIGTVHFPEPHLVGAGRRTAQRVLASRAAAGMVQRGYDRKRAYWERMHRELDIIAHHGFASYFLTVAQVVDDVRKMGIRVAARGSGAGSLVNHLLGIAHADPVEHGLLMERFLSKRRSVLPDIDIDVESARRLEVYRTIIGRFGTERVATVSMPETYRVRHAIRDVGAALSMDPADIDRIAKSFPHIRARDARAAMDELPELRELAGELRREGEKYGRLWELVESLDALPRGIAMHPCGVLLSDASLLARTPVMPTSGEGFPMSQFDKEDVEDLGLLKLDVLGVRMQSAMAHAVAEVERATGDRLDIDAVPPGDPATYRLVQSTETLGCFQIESPGQRDLVGRLQPATFHDLVVDISLFRPGPVAADMVRPFIEARHGRAPIRYPHPDLEGPLKETYGVVVFHEQIIDIVDIMTGCGRDEADRVRRGLSDPESQGRIRFWFAQNAAAKGYDAETITRTWEIVEAFGSYGFCKAHAVAFAVPTYQSAWLKAHHPAAFYAGLLTHDPGMYPKRLLLADARRRGVPILPLDVNRSAVAHRIELVSESAGSAGRWGVRLALSDVHGISEAEAARIADGQPYASLLDFWERARPSRPLAQRLAQVGALDAFGANRRDLQLHLTELHRGARGAGGGQLPLTGGRKTASTGLPDLSSAERLSAELGVLSMDASRNLMDDHREFLGELGVVTARRLREARHGETVLVAGAKAATQTPPIRSGKRVIFTTLDDGTGLVDLAFFDDSHDACAHTVFHSWLLLVRGVVQRRGPRSLSVVGAAAWNLAELTELRAEGGLDVVAARLAEPVPEPPLEGEGAKESRTIRMSTGYEMHPWADLRPAGEGPAGGKKLWHQSPGSAG from the coding sequence GTGCCAGGGTTCACGCATCTGCACACCGTTTCCGGGTTCTCCCAGAGGTACGGGGCCTCGCACCCGGAGCGACTGGCCGAGCGCGCCTCCGAGCGGGGCATGGACGCCCTCGCCCTCACCGACCGGGACACCCTCGCGGGCACGGTCCGGTTCGCCAAGGCCTGCGCGAAGGCGGGCATCCGTCCGCTGTTCGGCGCGGAGCTCGCGGTCGGGGAGCCCGTACGCGGGGAGCGGCGTCGCGCGCCGGTCCGTGGCGGTGCCTTCATCGACGAGTCGACACCACGCGTGACCTTCCTCGCCCGGGACGGCGCGGCCGGCTGGGCCGATCTCTGCAGAATCGTTACGGCGGTGCATGCGGACGGCGGTCCCGGCTCCGGCGCGGGCCAGCCCCTGCTGCCCTGGCCGGACAACCACGCCGAAGGCCTGACCGTGCTGCTCGGCCCCGTCTCCGACGTCGGCCGGGCGCTCGCCGCCGGGCGCCCGGACCGGGCCGCGAAGCTGCTCGCGCCCTGGCGGGAGATCTACGGCGACGCCCTGCGCCTCGAAGCCGTCTGGCACGGCCGCAAGGGCACCGGCCCCGGCTCGCTGCGCCTTGCCGCCCGCACCGTCGGCTTCGCCGCCGAGCAGCGGGTGCGGCCGGTGCTGAGCAACGCCGTCCGGTACGCCGACCCAGGCCTCGGCCCGGTCGCCGACGTGCTGGACGCCGCCCGCCGGCTCGTCCCCGTCGACCCGCGGCGCGAGCTGGACTCCGGTGAGGCCTGGCTCAAGGACGAGGCCGCCATGCTGAGCGCCGCCGAACGGATCGTCGAGTCCGCGGGCTACCGCCGCGACACCGCGTACCGCCTGCTCGAACAGACCCGGGCCACGGCCGCCGAGTGCCTCGTCGACCCCGAGGACGACCTCGGCATCGGCACCGTCCACTTCCCCGAACCGCACCTCGTCGGCGCGGGCCGCCGCACCGCCCAGCGTGTCCTGGCCTCCCGGGCGGCGGCGGGCATGGTGCAGCGCGGCTATGACCGCAAGCGGGCCTATTGGGAGCGGATGCACCGCGAGCTGGACATCATCGCCCACCACGGCTTCGCCTCCTACTTCCTGACGGTCGCTCAAGTCGTGGACGACGTACGGAAGATGGGTATCCGGGTCGCCGCGCGCGGCTCCGGCGCGGGCTCCCTCGTCAACCATCTCCTCGGCATCGCCCACGCCGACCCCGTCGAGCACGGTCTGCTGATGGAACGCTTCCTGTCCAAGCGCCGCTCCGTGCTGCCCGACATCGACATCGATGTGGAGTCCGCGCGCCGCCTGGAGGTCTACCGCACGATCATCGGCCGGTTCGGCACCGAGCGGGTCGCGACCGTCTCGATGCCCGAGACCTACCGGGTCCGGCACGCCATCCGCGACGTGGGCGCCGCCCTCTCCATGGACCCCGCCGACATCGACCGGATCGCCAAGTCCTTCCCGCACATCCGCGCCCGCGACGCCCGCGCGGCCATGGACGAGCTGCCCGAACTGCGCGAACTGGCGGGGGAGCTTCGGCGGGAAGGAGAGAAATACGGCAGGCTGTGGGAGCTGGTCGAGTCCCTCGACGCCCTTCCGCGCGGCATCGCCATGCACCCGTGCGGTGTCCTTCTCTCCGACGCTTCCCTCCTCGCTCGTACGCCGGTCATGCCGACCAGCGGCGAAGGCTTCCCTATGTCGCAGTTCGACAAGGAGGACGTAGAGGATCTCGGGCTGCTCAAACTCGATGTGCTGGGCGTGCGGATGCAGTCCGCGATGGCGCACGCGGTGGCCGAGGTGGAGCGGGCGACGGGGGACCGGCTGGACATCGACGCGGTACCGCCGGGCGACCCGGCGACGTACCGACTCGTCCAGTCCACCGAGACGTTGGGCTGCTTCCAGATCGAGTCGCCGGGCCAGCGCGACCTGGTCGGACGCCTGCAGCCCGCGACCTTCCACGACCTCGTCGTCGACATCTCGCTCTTCCGGCCCGGCCCGGTCGCCGCCGACATGGTGCGGCCGTTCATCGAGGCGCGGCACGGGCGGGCGCCGATCCGCTATCCGCACCCTGACCTGGAAGGGCCGCTGAAGGAGACGTACGGAGTCGTCGTCTTCCACGAGCAGATCATCGACATCGTCGACATCATGACCGGCTGCGGGCGCGACGAGGCGGACCGGGTGCGGCGCGGACTCTCCGACCCCGAATCGCAGGGGCGGATCCGGTTCTGGTTCGCGCAGAACGCGGCGGCCAAGGGGTACGACGCCGAGACCATCACGCGGACCTGGGAGATCGTCGAGGCCTTCGGGTCGTACGGCTTCTGCAAGGCGCACGCGGTCGCCTTCGCCGTGCCGACGTACCAGTCGGCGTGGCTGAAGGCCCATCACCCGGCCGCGTTCTACGCCGGGTTGCTCACCCATGACCCCGGGATGTATCCGAAGCGGCTGCTGCTGGCGGACGCGCGGCGGCGGGGGGTGCCGATCCTGCCGTTGGACGTGAACCGGTCTGCGGTCGCCCACCGTATCGAACTGGTGTCTGAATCAGCTGGCTCCGCCGGTCGCTGGGGCGTCCGGCTGGCCCTCTCCGACGTGCACGGCATCAGCGAGGCCGAGGCCGCGCGGATCGCGGACGGGCAGCCGTACGCCTCGCTGCTCGACTTCTGGGAACGGGCCCGGCCGAGCCGGCCGCTCGCGCAGCGGCTCGCGCAGGTCGGCGCACTGGACGCCTTCGGCGCCAACCGGCGTGATCTGCAACTGCACCTGACCGAGCTCCACCGGGGCGCGCGCGGCGCGGGCGGCGGCCAACTCCCGCTGACGGGCGGGCGGAAGACCGCCTCCACCGGGCTGCCCGACCTCTCTTCGGCCGAGCGGCTCAGCGCCGAACTGGGCGTGTTGTCGATGGACGCCTCGCGCAATCTGATGGACGACCACCGGGAGTTCCTGGGCGAGTTGGGCGTGGTCACGGCGCGCCGGCTGCGGGAGGCGCGACATGGCGAAACGGTTCTGGTCGCGGGTGCCAAGGCGGCCACCCAAACCCCGCCGATCCGCTCCGGCAAGCGCGTCATCTTCACCACCCTGGACGACGGCACGGGCCTGGTCGACCTCGCCTTCTTCGACGACTCCCACGACGCCTGCGCCCACACGGTCTTCCACTCCTGGCTGCTGCTGGTGCGCGGGGTGGTGCAGCGCCGGGGTCCGCGCAGCCTCAGTGTGGTGGGCGCGGCGGCCTGGAACCTCGCCGAACTGACCGAACTACGCGCCGAGGGCGGCCTCGACGTGGTGGCGGCGCGGCTGGCGGAGCCCGTACCGGAGCCCCCTCTGGAGGGGGAGGGCGCGAAGGAGAGCCGGACGATCCGCATGTCCACGGGGTACGAGATGCACCCCTGGGCCGATCTGCGTCCCGCGGGCGAAGGGCCCGCGGGGGGAAAGAAGTTGTGGCACCAGAGTCCGGGGAGTGCGGGATGA
- a CDS encoding S1 family peptidase — MRIKRTTPRSGIARRTRLIAVTTGLVAAASFAIPSANAADVHTFSATQLSSVNKSVLKSDIAGTAWAVDSKTNRVVVTVDSTVSKAEIAKIKKDAGGNAAALTIKHTSGKFKKLITGGDAIYGGAYRCSLGFNVHSGSTYYFLTAGHCGEVASTWYSNSGHTTTLGTNVSYSFPTNDFALVKYTNTSIAHPSAVGSQTISSAATPSVGTTVYRRGSTTGTHSGRVTALNATVNYGSGDVVYQMIQTTVCAEGGDSGGPLYAGTVAYGLTSGGSGDCTSGGTTFFQPVTEALSYYGVSVG; from the coding sequence GTGAGGATCAAGCGCACCACCCCCCGCAGCGGCATAGCGAGACGGACCCGGCTGATCGCCGTCACCACCGGGCTCGTGGCCGCCGCATCGTTCGCGATCCCCAGCGCGAACGCAGCCGACGTACACACCTTCAGCGCCACCCAGCTGAGTTCGGTGAACAAGTCGGTGCTCAAGTCCGACATCGCGGGCACGGCCTGGGCCGTCGACAGCAAGACGAACCGCGTCGTCGTCACCGTCGACAGCACGGTCTCGAAGGCCGAGATCGCGAAGATCAAGAAGGACGCGGGCGGCAACGCCGCCGCCCTCACCATCAAGCACACCTCGGGCAAGTTCAAGAAGCTGATCACCGGCGGCGACGCCATCTACGGCGGCGCCTACCGCTGTTCGCTCGGCTTCAACGTGCACAGCGGGAGCACCTACTACTTCCTGACCGCCGGCCACTGCGGTGAGGTCGCCTCCACCTGGTACTCCAACTCCGGTCACACCACGACGCTGGGCACGAACGTCAGCTACAGCTTCCCGACCAACGACTTCGCGCTGGTGAAGTACACCAACACCTCGATCGCACACCCGAGCGCGGTCGGCAGCCAGACCATCAGCAGCGCGGCCACGCCCAGCGTGGGCACCACCGTCTACCGTCGTGGCTCGACCACCGGCACGCACAGCGGCCGGGTCACCGCCCTGAACGCCACGGTCAACTACGGCAGCGGCGACGTGGTCTACCAGATGATCCAGACCACGGTGTGCGCCGAGGGCGGCGACAGTGGCGGTCCGCTCTACGCGGGTACCGTCGCCTACGGTCTGACCTCCGGCGGCAGCGGCGACTGCACCTCCGGCGGTACGACCTTCTTCCAGCCGGTCACCGAGGCGCTGAGCTACTACGGCGTGAGCGTCGGCTGA
- a CDS encoding S1 family peptidase has product MKHRRIPKRRAVMAGAGIAALVAAGVTFQTANASEAPKTPAPHTLSIAAAGKLASTLGEDLGADAAGTYYDAKSQHLVVNVLDEAAAKTVAAAGARARIVENSLAELKSARTTLKKDATIPGTSWATDPGTNKVVVTADRTVSPAEWAKLTKVVDALGSTAELQRTKGEFKPFIAGGDAISGSGGRCSLGFNVVKDGQPYFITAGHCTEAISTWSDSSGNQIGTNEQSSFPDNDFGLVKYTANVDHPSAVDLYNGSSQPITKAGAATVGEKVTRSGSTTQVHSGTVTGLDATVNYGNGDIVNGLIQTDVCAEPGDSGGSLFDGDTAIGLTSGGSGDCTSGGETFFQPVTEALSTFGAQIG; this is encoded by the coding sequence TTGAAGCACCGACGCATACCCAAGCGGCGTGCCGTGATGGCGGGTGCGGGCATCGCCGCACTCGTCGCCGCCGGAGTCACCTTCCAGACTGCGAACGCGAGCGAGGCCCCGAAGACCCCGGCGCCCCACACGCTCTCGATCGCGGCGGCCGGAAAGCTCGCCTCGACCCTCGGCGAGGACCTCGGCGCCGACGCGGCGGGAACGTATTACGACGCGAAGTCCCAGCACCTCGTGGTCAACGTGCTCGACGAGGCCGCGGCCAAGACCGTCGCGGCGGCCGGCGCCAGGGCCAGAATCGTCGAGAACTCCCTCGCCGAGCTGAAGAGCGCCCGTACGACGCTCAAGAAGGACGCGACCATCCCCGGCACGTCCTGGGCGACCGACCCGGGGACCAACAAGGTCGTCGTCACCGCCGACCGTACGGTCTCCCCGGCCGAGTGGGCCAAGCTGACCAAGGTCGTCGACGCGCTCGGCTCCACGGCCGAACTCCAGCGCACGAAGGGGGAGTTCAAGCCCTTCATCGCGGGCGGCGACGCCATCAGCGGCTCCGGCGGGCGCTGCTCGCTCGGCTTCAACGTGGTCAAGGACGGGCAGCCGTACTTCATCACCGCCGGGCACTGCACCGAGGCGATCTCCACCTGGTCGGACTCCAGCGGCAACCAGATCGGCACGAACGAGCAGTCCAGCTTCCCGGACAACGACTTCGGCCTGGTCAAGTACACCGCGAACGTCGACCACCCGAGCGCGGTCGACCTCTACAACGGCTCCTCGCAGCCCATCACCAAGGCGGGCGCCGCGACCGTCGGTGAGAAGGTGACCCGCAGCGGTTCGACGACCCAGGTGCACAGCGGCACGGTCACCGGCCTGGACGCCACCGTGAACTACGGCAACGGCGACATCGTCAACGGGCTCATCCAGACCGACGTCTGCGCCGAGCCCGGTGACAGTGGCGGCTCGCTGTTCGACGGCGACACCGCGATCGGCCTCACCTCCGGCGGCAGCGGCGACTGCACCTCGGGCGGCGAGACCTTCTTCCAGCCGGTCACCGAGGCGCTCTCGACGTTCGGTGCGCAGATCGGCTGA
- a CDS encoding DNA polymerase Y family protein, giving the protein MTILCVRFQLPPMYEAALPQLLGLLEEFTPVIEALPPDGALLDLRGAERYFGRGAVEFASLIRVRALALYGIDCVIGAGPGPMLARMALRDAAPGVTRVVPEDPDAAREFLAGRPVAALPGVGGATARTLCEYGLDTIGKVAAAPLSTLQRLTSARTGRELHEKASGIDRGRVVPNATSRSLATERPFSRDELDPSRHRRALLSATEELGTRLRALEKVCRTLTLTVRYADRSTTTRSRTLKEPTAHSSTLTETAYRMYEALGLQRARVRAIALRAEGLTPAEQASHQLTFDPVDEKVRRIEEVADRARAKFGPHVIGPGTLAA; this is encoded by the coding sequence ATGACCATCCTCTGCGTACGTTTCCAGCTGCCTCCGATGTACGAGGCCGCCCTGCCCCAACTCCTCGGGTTGCTGGAGGAGTTCACCCCCGTCATCGAGGCGTTGCCGCCCGACGGCGCGCTGCTGGATCTGCGGGGCGCCGAACGGTACTTCGGGCGCGGTGCCGTGGAGTTCGCCTCACTGATCCGGGTGCGGGCGCTCGCCCTGTACGGGATCGACTGCGTGATCGGCGCCGGGCCCGGGCCGATGCTCGCCCGCATGGCCCTGCGGGACGCCGCGCCCGGAGTGACCCGCGTGGTGCCCGAAGACCCGGACGCCGCCCGGGAGTTCCTCGCCGGGCGGCCCGTCGCCGCGCTGCCCGGAGTCGGCGGCGCCACCGCCCGCACCCTGTGCGAGTACGGCCTCGACACCATCGGCAAGGTCGCCGCCGCACCCCTGTCCACGCTGCAACGCCTCACCAGCGCCCGCACCGGCCGCGAGCTGCACGAGAAGGCGTCCGGCATCGACCGCGGCCGGGTCGTCCCGAACGCCACCTCCCGCTCCCTCGCCACCGAACGCCCCTTCTCCCGCGACGAGTTGGACCCGTCCCGGCACCGCCGCGCCCTGCTCTCCGCCACCGAGGAACTGGGCACCCGGCTGCGCGCCCTGGAGAAGGTCTGCCGCACGCTGACCCTCACCGTCCGCTACGCCGACCGCTCCACGACCACCCGCAGTCGCACGCTCAAGGAGCCGACCGCCCACTCGTCGACGCTCACGGAGACGGCGTACCGCATGTACGAGGCGCTGGGTCTCCAGCGTGCCCGAGTCCGTGCGATCGCCCTGCGCGCCGAGGGCCTTACCCCCGCCGAACAGGCCTCCCACCAGCTGACCTTCGACCCGGTGGACGAGAAGGTCCGCCGTATCGAGGAGGTCGCGGACAGAGCGCGGGCGAAGTTCGGGCCGCATGTGATCGGGCCGGGGACGCTGGCCGCGTGA
- a CDS encoding DUF1684 domain-containing protein, producing the protein MTTDASEDWKHWHEHRTETVSAPYGPLALTGTHWIEDYPDGRLPDIPGLWAVKDDAVVLTATAEDGLTLDGEPFTGEVVLDADLGPAAGARVGRGERRFVVLVREGIWGVRDYDPAADARGAFQGIEATSYDPRWSVPGHFTPYGEDRTVRVENADGVARGLGLGGVLAFTLDGQDLTLQVSVENDGSLWAVFADATSGDSSYRFRFLRPAAPDAEGRTTVDFNRTVLPPCAFADHFVCPFPPPGNTLGAAVAAGERHLR; encoded by the coding sequence ATGACGACGGACGCATCCGAGGACTGGAAGCACTGGCACGAGCACCGCACCGAGACGGTGTCCGCGCCCTACGGGCCACTGGCGCTCACCGGCACGCACTGGATCGAGGACTATCCGGACGGGCGACTTCCGGACATCCCCGGGCTGTGGGCCGTCAAGGACGACGCGGTCGTCCTGACGGCGACGGCCGAGGACGGGCTCACCCTCGACGGGGAGCCCTTCACCGGCGAGGTCGTGCTCGACGCCGACCTCGGACCGGCGGCCGGGGCCCGCGTCGGACGCGGCGAGCGACGGTTCGTCGTCCTCGTGCGCGAAGGGATCTGGGGCGTACGCGACTACGATCCCGCTGCAGACGCGCGGGGGGCCTTCCAGGGCATCGAGGCCACCTCGTACGATCCGCGCTGGTCGGTGCCGGGGCACTTCACGCCGTACGGCGAGGACCGCACCGTACGCGTCGAGAACGCCGACGGAGTCGCGCGCGGCCTCGGGCTCGGCGGTGTCCTCGCCTTCACCCTGGACGGACAGGACCTCACGCTCCAGGTGTCGGTCGAGAACGACGGCTCGCTGTGGGCCGTCTTCGCCGACGCCACCAGCGGGGACAGCAGTTACCGCTTCCGGTTCCTGCGCCCCGCCGCGCCCGACGCCGAGGGGCGTACGACGGTGGACTTCAACCGGACCGTGCTCCCGCCGTGCGCATTCGCCGACCACTTCGTCTGCCCGTTCCCGCCGCCCGGGAATACGCTGGGCGCGGCCGTCGCGGCGGGGGAGCGTCACCTGCGCTGA